The Xenorhabdus doucetiae genome has a window encoding:
- a CDS encoding IlvGEDA operon leader peptide, translating to MNTFVLVISLIIVSVVVIIPPCGAALGRRMV from the coding sequence ATGAACACATTTGTCCTAGTGATTAGCCTAATTATTGTGAGCGTGGTGGTGATTATTCCACCGTGCGGGGCTGCACTTGGACGAAGAATGGTTTAG
- a CDS encoding DUF413 domain-containing protein → MAESFITTNRFFDNKHYPRGFSRHGDFTIKEAQLLERHGHAFNELDLGKREPQTEEEILFVAVCRGERAPATTEEKVWTKYLAKISRPKRFHTLSGGKPQVDSSEDYTDTDD, encoded by the coding sequence ATGGCTGAAAGCTTCATCACGACTAATCGTTTTTTTGATAATAAACATTATCCACGTGGATTTTCCCGTCATGGTGATTTCACCATCAAAGAGGCTCAATTGCTAGAACGTCATGGTCATGCGTTCAATGAATTGGACCTTGGTAAACGTGAACCTCAAACAGAAGAAGAAATACTGTTTGTTGCGGTTTGCCGTGGTGAACGTGCCCCTGCAACGACAGAGGAAAAAGTATGGACTAAGTATTTGGCAAAAATAAGCCGTCCAAAACGTTTTCATACTCTTTCCGGCGGAAAACCGCAGGTTGATTCTTCAGAGGACTATACCGACACTGATGATTAA
- a CDS encoding DUF1488 family protein yields MNQSIQFPDREEWDEIENMVIFPAMVNGLLVECMISSDEIIERYGKDHHPLDLFRQHRWDLEEEFETVILSGHDDQFGRYSLLSDCVDK; encoded by the coding sequence ATGAACCAATCAATTCAATTTCCAGATCGTGAAGAGTGGGATGAGATAGAAAATATGGTGATATTTCCAGCAATGGTGAATGGTTTGTTGGTGGAATGTATGATCAGTTCTGATGAAATAATAGAGCGTTATGGTAAGGATCATCATCCACTCGATCTGTTTCGCCAACATCGCTGGGATTTGGAAGAAGAGTTTGAAACGGTTATTTTGAGTGGGCATGATGATCAATTTGGGCGTTACTCCTTGCTTTCAGATTGTGTTGATAAGTAG
- the hdfR gene encoding HTH-type transcriptional regulator HdfR, with protein MDTELLKTFLEVSKTRHFGRAAESLYLTQSAVSFRIRQLENQLGTNLFTRHRNNIRLTAAGERLVPYAESLMSTWQLAKKEINYVAQHTKLSIGATASLWESYLTSWLNTFYQHHRETRIESLVSTRQSLVKQLHSRELDLLITTEPPKMDEFQSQLIGNIQLVLLTTRHNLDRGVENYIKLEWGADFHQQEQKILKSDLPPIMTTTSAHIARELLDSVNAATFLPRHWQEEYPKLVASPNNESIKRPLYAVWLQNSDQHALIQHLLKIPVEKAPVATSVTTQ; from the coding sequence GTGGACACTGAATTACTGAAAACCTTTTTGGAAGTCAGTAAGACTCGTCACTTTGGTCGGGCAGCTGAATCGCTCTATCTAACACAATCCGCTGTTAGCTTTCGGATCCGCCAATTAGAAAATCAGTTGGGCACCAATTTATTCACACGGCATCGCAATAATATTCGCCTGACAGCCGCCGGAGAACGGCTGGTACCCTATGCAGAATCACTAATGAGTACCTGGCAATTGGCGAAGAAAGAAATCAATTATGTCGCCCAGCACACTAAACTTTCTATCGGCGCTACCGCATCCCTATGGGAAAGTTATCTAACATCTTGGCTAAATACATTTTATCAACACCATCGGGAAACAAGAATTGAGTCTCTGGTTTCGACACGCCAGTCACTCGTCAAGCAATTGCATTCTCGCGAATTGGATCTCTTGATTACCACTGAGCCACCTAAAATGGATGAGTTTCAAAGTCAGTTGATAGGTAATATCCAGCTTGTTTTATTAACAACCCGACATAATCTTGATAGAGGAGTAGAAAATTATATTAAATTAGAGTGGGGAGCAGATTTTCATCAGCAAGAACAAAAAATCTTAAAGAGCGATCTTCCACCTATCATGACAACCACATCAGCACATATTGCCAGAGAATTATTGGATAGTGTTAATGCTGCCACTTTCCTTCCTAGACATTGGCAAGAAGAGTATCCAAAACTCGTTGCCTCACCTAATAATGAGTCAATAAAACGCCCATTATATGCGGTATGGCTGCAAAACAGTGACCAACACGCCCTTATCCAACACTTATTAAAAATTCCTGTCGAAAAAGCGCCTGTGGCTACTTCTGTTACTACCCAATAG
- the ilvD gene encoding dihydroxy-acid dehydratase yields MPKYRSATTTHGRNMAGARALWRATGMTDADFGKPIIAVVNSFTQFVPGHVHLRDLGKLVAEQIEASGGVAKEFNTIAVDDGIAMGHGGMLYSLPSRELIADSVEYMVNAHCADAMVCISNCDKITPGMLMASLRLNIPVIFVSGGPMEAGKTRLSEQLIKLDLVDAMIQGANPNVSDEQSDQIERSACPTCGSCSGMFTANSMNCLTEALGLSQPGNGSLLATHADRKTLFINAGKRIVALTKRYYEQNDESVLPRNIATKAAFENAMTLDIAMGGSTNTVLHLLAAAQEAEVDFTMTDIDRLSRRVPHLCKVAPSTQKYHMEDVHRAGGVMGILGELDRAGLLHREVKNILGLDLPQTLAQYDIMLTEEESIKSMYSAGPAGIRTTRAFSQDCRWPSLDTDREAGCIRERAHAYSQDGGLAVLFGNIAIDGCIVKTAGVDEEILSFRGPAKVYESQEDAVDAILGGKVVAGDVVVIRYEGPKGGPGMQEMLYPTTYLKSMGLGKSCALITDGRFSGGTSGLSIGHVSPEAANGGVIGLIHDGDIINIDIPNRKIQLDVPETELAERTQAELSRGDKAWTPKSRERQVSLALRAYASLATSADKGAVRDKTKLGS; encoded by the coding sequence ATGCCTAAATACCGTTCGGCCACAACGACTCATGGCCGCAATATGGCGGGAGCTCGTGCCTTATGGCGCGCCACAGGTATGACAGATGCAGATTTTGGCAAGCCTATCATTGCGGTGGTTAACTCATTCACGCAGTTCGTGCCGGGGCATGTGCATCTGCGTGATCTCGGCAAGCTGGTGGCAGAGCAGATTGAGGCGTCAGGTGGTGTGGCGAAAGAGTTTAATACCATCGCGGTTGATGATGGTATCGCGATGGGGCATGGCGGCATGCTCTATTCATTACCTTCGCGTGAGTTGATCGCCGACTCGGTGGAATACATGGTCAATGCCCACTGTGCCGATGCCATGGTATGCATTTCCAACTGTGACAAAATCACGCCGGGCATGTTGATGGCCTCCCTGCGCTTAAATATTCCGGTTATTTTTGTCTCCGGCGGCCCAATGGAAGCCGGTAAGACGCGATTATCCGAACAACTGATTAAGCTGGATTTGGTCGATGCCATGATTCAGGGCGCCAACCCAAATGTCAGTGATGAACAAAGCGATCAAATCGAACGTTCGGCGTGCCCGACGTGTGGCTCTTGCTCTGGTATGTTTACGGCGAATTCGATGAATTGCCTGACTGAAGCGCTTGGGCTGTCACAGCCGGGTAATGGTTCACTGCTTGCGACTCACGCCGATCGTAAGACCCTGTTTATCAACGCGGGTAAACGCATTGTTGCATTAACTAAACGCTATTATGAGCAAAATGACGAGAGTGTTCTCCCGCGTAATATTGCGACCAAAGCGGCGTTTGAAAATGCCATGACACTGGATATTGCGATGGGCGGTTCGACTAACACCGTTCTGCACTTGTTGGCCGCCGCGCAGGAAGCAGAAGTTGACTTTACGATGACGGATATTGACCGTCTGTCCCGTCGGGTGCCTCATTTATGTAAGGTGGCCCCAAGCACGCAAAAATACCATATGGAAGACGTACATCGTGCCGGCGGTGTGATGGGGATCTTGGGGGAGCTTGATCGCGCAGGGCTTTTGCATCGCGAAGTGAAAAATATTTTGGGCTTGGATTTGCCACAAACATTGGCTCAGTACGACATCATGCTGACAGAAGAGGAAAGCATCAAGAGCATGTATTCAGCGGGTCCGGCCGGCATTCGTACCACGCGCGCTTTCTCGCAAGATTGTCGTTGGCCGTCGCTGGATACGGATCGCGAAGCCGGATGTATTCGTGAGCGCGCCCATGCTTATAGTCAGGATGGGGGGCTGGCTGTTTTATTCGGCAACATTGCCATTGATGGCTGTATTGTGAAAACAGCCGGCGTTGATGAAGAAATCCTCTCCTTCCGTGGCCCGGCTAAAGTGTACGAAAGCCAAGAAGATGCCGTTGACGCTATTCTCGGTGGAAAAGTGGTCGCAGGCGACGTGGTAGTTATTCGCTATGAAGGGCCGAAGGGCGGGCCGGGTATGCAAGAAATGCTCTATCCCACCACTTATTTGAAATCGATGGGATTGGGAAAAAGTTGTGCGTTGATTACGGACGGGCGTTTCTCAGGAGGAACATCGGGATTGTCTATCGGTCACGTCTCTCCAGAAGCGGCAAATGGGGGAGTGATTGGCCTGATTCATGACGGCGATATCATCAATATTGATATTCCAAACCGTAAAATTCAGTTGGATGTACCGGAAACCGAATTGGCAGAACGGACACAGGCTGAATTATCCCGTGGAGATAAGGCGTGGACACCTAAATCCCGTGAGCGTCAGGTTTCCTTGGCATTACGTGCCTACGCATCGTTGGCAACCAGCGCAGACAAAGGTGCTGTGCGTGATAAAACCAAACTGGGGAGCTGA
- the ilvG gene encoding acetolactate synthase 2 catalytic subunit codes for MNGAKWVVEALRTQGIEKVFGYPGGTIMPVYDALYDGGVEHILCRHEQGAAMAAIGYARASGKPGVCIATSGPGATNLITGLADALMDSVPVIAITGQVSSAFIGTDAFQEIDILGMSLSCTKHSFLVDSLEKLPQVMADAFTIAMSGRPGPVLIDLPKDIQLAQGDFTPYLLPTPPQFSFPKQEMELARQLLASSQKPILYVGGGVGMSGAVPELRHFVAETGIPVVSTLKGLGAADFEHECYLGMLGMHGTKAANLAVQSCDLLIAAGARFDDRVTGKLNTFAPHANVIHLDIDPAEFNKLCQAHVSLLGDLKALLPHLQQPLSIQAWQQEIKQLKNEHAWRYDYQGESIYAPLLLKQVSERASPSTVITTDVGQHQMWAAQHMTFSQPENFITSSGLGTMGFGIPAAIGAQIARPQDRVICISGDGSFMMNVQELGTIKRKQLPVKLILLDNQRLGMVRQWQELFFDKRYSETTLTDNPDFLMLAQAFDIPGQRVTDKAQVDEALDALFNSEGPYLLHVSIEELENVWPLVPPGASNETMLEKSL; via the coding sequence ATGAACGGGGCAAAATGGGTTGTAGAGGCATTACGAACACAGGGAATTGAAAAAGTTTTTGGTTATCCAGGTGGAACCATCATGCCAGTTTATGATGCGTTGTATGACGGCGGTGTTGAGCACATCTTATGTCGCCATGAACAAGGCGCGGCTATGGCGGCAATTGGCTATGCGAGAGCCAGTGGTAAACCCGGCGTTTGCATCGCGACATCAGGACCAGGCGCGACAAACCTAATCACGGGATTGGCTGACGCATTAATGGATTCTGTTCCTGTTATCGCCATTACCGGCCAAGTCAGTTCTGCATTTATCGGGACGGATGCCTTTCAGGAAATCGATATACTGGGAATGTCTCTTTCTTGTACAAAACACAGCTTTCTTGTTGATTCACTGGAAAAATTACCTCAAGTCATGGCCGATGCTTTTACCATTGCTATGAGTGGTCGTCCCGGCCCTGTTCTGATTGATTTACCCAAGGATATTCAGTTGGCTCAAGGGGATTTTACTCCCTATTTGCTGCCGACACCGCCTCAATTTTCCTTCCCAAAACAAGAGATGGAGCTGGCCCGTCAATTGTTGGCTTCATCCCAGAAACCGATTTTGTACGTAGGGGGAGGCGTTGGCATGTCTGGCGCTGTTCCTGAATTGCGCCATTTTGTCGCTGAAACGGGCATTCCTGTCGTTTCCACATTGAAAGGTTTGGGCGCGGCAGATTTTGAACATGAATGCTATCTGGGAATGTTAGGAATGCATGGCACTAAAGCCGCTAATCTGGCCGTTCAATCCTGTGATTTGTTAATTGCGGCGGGAGCACGTTTTGATGACCGTGTTACCGGGAAGCTGAATACATTTGCACCTCATGCCAACGTGATTCATCTGGATATTGATCCTGCTGAATTCAATAAATTATGCCAAGCCCATGTTTCATTATTGGGTGATTTGAAAGCCTTGCTACCTCATTTACAGCAACCTTTATCGATCCAAGCTTGGCAGCAAGAAATCAAACAATTAAAAAACGAACATGCATGGCGTTATGACTATCAAGGCGAAAGTATTTATGCTCCTTTGTTGTTGAAGCAAGTTTCTGAACGAGCATCGCCTAGTACCGTTATTACCACTGATGTTGGGCAGCACCAGATGTGGGCTGCCCAACATATGACTTTCAGTCAACCAGAAAATTTCATCACATCAAGTGGATTAGGCACGATGGGATTTGGCATCCCGGCAGCGATTGGTGCTCAGATAGCGCGTCCGCAAGATAGGGTTATCTGCATATCGGGTGACGGCTCTTTCATGATGAACGTTCAGGAATTGGGCACCATTAAACGCAAGCAATTGCCGGTCAAACTGATCTTATTGGATAACCAAAGATTGGGTATGGTTCGTCAGTGGCAAGAGTTGTTTTTTGACAAACGTTATAGCGAAACAACCTTAACGGATAATCCTGATTTTCTTATGTTGGCGCAGGCCTTTGATATTCCAGGACAGCGAGTGACTGACAAAGCACAAGTGGATGAAGCATTAGATGCGTTGTTCAACAGTGAGGGCCCGTATCTATTACACGTGTCTATTGAGGAATTAGAGAATGTTTGGCCGTTGGTTCCACCAGGCGCAAGCAACGAAACCATGTTGGAGAAATCATTATGA
- a CDS encoding gamma carbonic anhydrase family protein: MSTVLRQYLNFYPQVGQRVLLDPSSVVIGDVRLADDISIWPLVVIRGDVNYVSIGSRTNIQDGSVLHVTHKSSDNPNGFPLIIGEDVTVGHKAMLHGCKIGNRVLVGMGSILLDGVTIEDDVVIGAGSLVPPGKKLEGGYLYVGSPAKQVRKLTPEELEGLLYSANNYARWKDNYLSTQSESKE, translated from the coding sequence ATGTCCACTGTTTTACGCCAATATCTAAATTTCTATCCCCAAGTTGGTCAAAGAGTTCTTTTAGACCCCTCTTCTGTTGTAATTGGAGATGTCAGATTAGCAGACGATATCAGCATTTGGCCCCTGGTCGTTATCCGGGGAGATGTAAATTATGTCTCAATTGGCTCACGCACAAACATTCAAGATGGTTCTGTTTTACATGTGACTCATAAATCTTCTGATAATCCAAATGGCTTCCCACTAATCATTGGGGAAGATGTCACCGTAGGTCATAAGGCAATGCTGCATGGATGTAAAATTGGAAATCGAGTCTTAGTTGGCATGGGATCCATCTTACTTGATGGAGTCACTATTGAAGACGATGTTGTGATTGGCGCTGGTAGTCTAGTCCCTCCAGGAAAAAAATTAGAAGGCGGTTACCTGTACGTCGGAAGCCCTGCCAAACAAGTGAGAAAACTCACACCTGAGGAGTTGGAAGGGCTGCTTTATTCTGCTAATAATTACGCTCGCTGGAAAGATAACTACTTATCAACACAATCTGAAAGCAAGGAGTAA
- a CDS encoding branched-chain amino acid transaminase, with translation MTKQADYIWFNGEMVPWAEAKVHVMSHALHYGTSVFEGIRCYDSHKGPVVFRHREHMQRLRDSAKIYRFPVSQTVDDLMEACRETLRKNKLVSAYVRPLVFVGDVGMGVNPPAGYKTDVIIAAFPWGAYLGEEALDQGIDAMVSSWNRVAANTIPTGAKAGGNYLSSLLVGSEARRHGYQEGIALDVHGYISEGAGENLFEVKDGILFTPPFTSSALPGITRDAIIKLAQDLGLEVREQALSRESLYLADEVFMTGTAAEITPVRSVDGIQVGIGKCGPVTKKIQSAFFGLFDGTTEDKWGWLDPVNP, from the coding sequence ATGACAAAGCAAGCCGATTATATTTGGTTCAATGGGGAAATGGTGCCTTGGGCAGAGGCTAAAGTTCACGTTATGTCCCATGCCTTACATTATGGGACCTCGGTATTTGAAGGGATTCGTTGCTATGATTCTCACAAGGGGCCGGTTGTTTTCCGTCATCGTGAACATATGCAGCGCTTGCGTGACTCAGCCAAGATTTACCGCTTTCCAGTAAGCCAAACTGTTGATGATCTGATGGAGGCTTGCCGTGAAACGCTGCGTAAAAATAAATTGGTCAGTGCTTACGTTCGCCCATTGGTATTTGTGGGTGATGTCGGAATGGGCGTCAACCCGCCTGCGGGTTATAAAACCGACGTGATTATTGCCGCTTTCCCGTGGGGGGCTTATCTCGGTGAAGAAGCCTTGGATCAGGGCATTGATGCGATGGTTTCTTCTTGGAATCGCGTGGCGGCCAATACGATCCCGACAGGCGCAAAAGCGGGAGGCAATTATCTCTCTTCGTTGCTGGTGGGCAGTGAAGCGCGACGTCATGGTTATCAGGAAGGTATTGCACTGGATGTTCATGGTTATATTTCAGAAGGTGCGGGCGAAAACCTGTTTGAAGTGAAAGATGGCATTTTATTTACGCCGCCATTTACATCATCGGCCCTGCCGGGGATCACCCGTGATGCCATCATCAAATTGGCACAGGATCTTGGTTTGGAAGTGCGTGAACAGGCACTTTCTCGCGAATCGCTTTATTTGGCGGATGAAGTCTTTATGACCGGAACGGCGGCGGAGATCACCCCCGTACGTAGCGTAGATGGTATTCAGGTGGGTATTGGCAAATGTGGCCCGGTCACGAAAAAAATCCAAAGTGCATTCTTTGGCTTATTTGATGGTACGACAGAAGATAAATGGGGCTGGTTGGACCCGGTTAATCCTTAA
- the ilvA gene encoding threonine ammonia-lyase, biosynthetic yields MAVYPLNNTEPKGAEYLKAALSAPVYDVAQITPLQEMKKISARLGNTILVKREDRQLVHSFKLRGAYAMIAGLTEEQKNKGVITASAGNHAQGVALSASKVGVKATIVMPIATADIKVDAVRSFGGEVLLHGANFDEAKEKAIEIAKEYGYTFVPPFDHPVVIAGQATLAMELLQQDAHLDRIFVPVGGGGLIAGVAVLIKQLVPEMKVIGVEAEDSACLKAALEVGHPVDLPRVGLFAEGVAVKRIGNETFRLCQQYVDDVITVDSDAICAAMKDIFEDVRAVAEPSGALALAGLKKYVQQHQIQGERLAHILSGANMNFHGLRYVSERCELGEQREALLAVTIPEQKGSFLQFCQRLGTRVVTEFSYRYSDATDSNQACLFVGIRLSRGNTERHEIIEELKASGYQVTDFTDDEMAKLHVRYMIGGRPSKPLQERLFSFAFPESPGALLKFLQTLGTHWNITLFHYRSHGTDYGRVLAAFELSGPEVSFDRYLDALGYEYHDETDNPSFKLFLT; encoded by the coding sequence GTGGCGGTTTATCCTCTTAATAATACTGAACCTAAGGGCGCAGAATACCTTAAGGCGGCATTGAGCGCACCCGTTTATGATGTTGCGCAAATCACGCCCTTGCAGGAAATGAAAAAAATCTCTGCGCGTTTAGGCAATACAATTTTGGTGAAACGAGAAGATCGCCAGTTGGTGCATAGTTTCAAATTGCGCGGTGCGTACGCGATGATCGCGGGTTTGACGGAAGAACAAAAAAACAAAGGTGTGATTACCGCTTCTGCGGGCAACCATGCGCAAGGTGTTGCCTTATCGGCCAGTAAGGTTGGCGTAAAAGCCACCATTGTCATGCCGATAGCGACAGCGGATATTAAAGTCGATGCCGTTCGCAGTTTTGGCGGAGAGGTTCTGTTGCATGGGGCGAATTTTGATGAAGCGAAAGAAAAAGCCATTGAGATAGCAAAAGAGTACGGTTACACCTTCGTCCCACCTTTTGACCATCCTGTCGTGATTGCCGGTCAGGCCACACTGGCGATGGAGTTGCTACAGCAGGATGCTCATCTTGATCGCATCTTCGTTCCGGTGGGCGGTGGCGGATTGATTGCCGGCGTGGCGGTTCTCATCAAACAGCTTGTACCTGAAATGAAAGTGATTGGTGTGGAAGCCGAAGATTCTGCCTGTTTGAAAGCGGCGCTGGAAGTGGGGCATCCGGTGGATTTACCCAGAGTGGGACTATTTGCGGAAGGTGTGGCCGTTAAACGCATTGGCAATGAAACATTTCGTTTATGTCAGCAATATGTCGATGATGTCATTACCGTAGACAGTGATGCTATCTGTGCTGCCATGAAAGATATCTTTGAAGATGTCAGGGCAGTTGCAGAACCTTCCGGTGCGCTGGCACTGGCAGGCTTGAAGAAATATGTCCAGCAACATCAGATTCAGGGAGAACGATTGGCGCATATTCTCTCTGGTGCCAATATGAATTTTCATGGGTTGCGTTACGTTTCAGAACGCTGTGAGCTTGGGGAACAACGCGAAGCCTTGCTGGCGGTGACTATTCCTGAACAAAAGGGCAGTTTCTTGCAGTTTTGCCAGAGACTGGGCACGCGTGTTGTGACGGAATTCAGCTATCGTTATTCGGATGCAACGGATTCAAACCAAGCCTGTCTTTTTGTCGGCATCAGATTGAGTCGGGGGAATACCGAACGTCATGAAATCATTGAAGAGTTAAAAGCATCGGGATATCAAGTCACCGATTTTACCGATGATGAAATGGCAAAACTGCATGTTCGTTACATGATCGGTGGCAGGCCATCCAAGCCATTGCAGGAACGGTTGTTTAGCTTTGCCTTTCCTGAATCTCCGGGGGCTTTGCTGAAATTTTTGCAGACTCTGGGGACGCATTGGAATATCACGCTGTTTCATTACCGTAGCCACGGCACCGATTATGGGCGGGTATTAGCCGCGTTTGAGCTTTCAGGGCCAGAAGTGAGTTTTGATCGTTATTTGGATGCACTGGGCTACGAATATCATGATGAAACCGATAATCCCTCATTTAAATTATTTTTGACTTAA
- the ilvM gene encoding acetolactate synthase 2 small subunit has product MIQHQLAIEARSCPEILERILRVTRHRGFQICALNMDHTTDSDNVSIELTVTSQRPVNLLFSQLMKLVDVAGVEIKHKESRLISA; this is encoded by the coding sequence ATGATACAGCATCAACTTGCTATTGAAGCGCGGTCTTGTCCTGAGATTTTAGAACGGATTCTGCGGGTTACCCGTCACCGCGGATTTCAGATCTGTGCATTGAATATGGATCATACAACAGATAGTGATAATGTAAGTATTGAACTCACCGTCACTAGCCAGCGTCCGGTTAATTTACTTTTTTCTCAATTGATGAAATTGGTGGATGTTGCTGGTGTTGAGATCAAACACAAAGAATCACGATTAATAAGCGCATAA
- a CDS encoding YifB family Mg chelatase-like AAA ATPase: MTLAVIHTRATIGIDSPIVTIEAHISNGLPGLTLVGLPETTVKEARDRVRSALINSGFTYPPKRITVNLAPADLPKEGGRYDLPIAIAILAASEQISADKLHNYEFLGELALSGEIRRVMGAIPAALSAKRAKRQLILSSENQAELAILSQNETLMANHLLQVCHFLQGEQEERGEKVTLSSPPPVELQTESFALDIQDIIGQEQAKRALEITAAGGHNLLLLGPPGTGKTMLASRLCSLLPPLTHQEALDVAAINSLSGHLVNPQKWHTRPFRAPHHSSSMAALVGGGSIPKPGEISLAHHGVLFLDELPEFNRSVLDALREPLESGEIVISRARAKVRFPAQVQLIAAMNPSPTGYHQGMHNRSSPHQVLRYLSKLSGPFLDRFDLSIEVPLLPPGILSQSSTKHGESSQEVKKRVAIARKIQIERCGHINAHLGSKQTEDICKISMENAVFLENTLLKLGLSIRAWHRILRVSRTIADLKEQKSIEKPDIMEALSYRSMDRLLIQLQKQVG; this comes from the coding sequence ATGACACTTGCCGTCATCCATACACGGGCAACGATTGGTATTGATTCCCCTATCGTCACGATAGAAGCACATATCAGTAATGGCTTACCCGGTCTTACCCTTGTCGGTTTACCTGAAACTACCGTAAAGGAAGCCAGAGATCGGGTCAGAAGTGCTTTGATCAACAGTGGTTTTACTTATCCTCCTAAAAGGATCACCGTTAATTTAGCGCCTGCGGATCTGCCCAAAGAAGGGGGAAGATATGATTTACCCATCGCTATCGCAATTTTGGCCGCATCGGAGCAGATCTCAGCAGATAAGCTACATAATTATGAGTTTTTGGGTGAATTAGCGCTCTCAGGTGAAATACGGCGAGTCATGGGAGCCATTCCCGCTGCATTGAGCGCAAAAAGGGCAAAAAGGCAACTTATCCTCTCCTCTGAGAATCAAGCCGAACTGGCAATTTTGTCTCAGAATGAAACACTAATGGCAAATCACTTGCTCCAAGTCTGCCATTTTTTACAGGGAGAACAGGAAGAACGAGGAGAAAAAGTCACTCTATCCTCCCCTCCTCCTGTTGAACTACAAACAGAATCCTTTGCTTTGGATATACAAGATATTATTGGTCAGGAGCAAGCCAAACGCGCACTGGAAATTACCGCCGCTGGTGGACATAATCTCCTGTTACTCGGCCCCCCAGGCACCGGTAAAACCATGCTTGCCAGTCGGTTATGTAGTTTGTTACCCCCATTGACGCATCAGGAAGCTCTGGACGTCGCTGCAATCAATAGCTTATCCGGACATCTAGTTAATCCTCAAAAATGGCATACACGCCCATTTAGAGCCCCTCATCATAGTTCTTCAATGGCAGCGCTTGTTGGAGGAGGTTCAATACCTAAACCGGGAGAAATTTCTCTTGCCCATCATGGCGTGTTATTTTTAGACGAATTACCCGAATTTAATCGTAGTGTCCTTGACGCCCTGCGTGAACCGTTGGAATCCGGCGAAATCGTGATATCCCGTGCCAGGGCAAAAGTCCGTTTTCCAGCTCAGGTTCAACTGATTGCTGCCATGAATCCTAGCCCAACCGGCTATCATCAAGGGATGCATAATCGAAGTAGTCCACACCAAGTATTACGCTACCTTTCCAAACTTTCAGGCCCTTTTTTAGATCGTTTTGATCTTTCCATTGAAGTACCCCTGCTTCCACCAGGCATTTTAAGTCAATCATCAACAAAACATGGCGAAAGTAGTCAGGAAGTCAAAAAACGCGTAGCAATAGCAAGAAAAATACAAATAGAACGGTGTGGACATATCAATGCTCATCTCGGTAGCAAACAGACCGAAGATATTTGCAAAATTAGCATGGAAAATGCCGTTTTTCTGGAAAATACTTTATTGAAATTAGGACTATCTATACGTGCTTGGCACAGAATACTTAGGGTTTCCCGCACAATTGCCGACTTAAAAGAACAAAAAAGTATAGAAAAACCGGATATTATGGAAGCATTGAGCTACCGAAGTATGGATAGGTTACTTATCCAATTACAAAAACAGGTTGGATAA